Proteins encoded by one window of Actinocorallia herbida:
- a CDS encoding tannase/feruloyl esterase family alpha/beta hydrolase: MPRSPRVAAPARPVTKQGTAELPAVMPVMDCAALEGLALDGVTDAPAEIRSARVSVADAAAPYCEVRAVVAPANRVVLRLPVDGWTQRYVQTGCGGRCGRTVINYGRAANCPQVRAGTVASATTDMGHQGRDDGSWAAFDPQAQIDFAYRGVHVTAEVAKAVITGFYGRPPSYSYFVGCSDGGREGLMEAQRYPGDFDGIVAGAPANNLLAQNFFHHGWSVLANRDAGGDPILLAGRLPLLHRAVLAACDTLDGVADGVLTDPRRCDFDPGTLRCAPGQNRARCLSAAEVGAVRRLHGGAVDGQGNRLEPEVAHEWGSELGWSLFVPARPGRTTYSERAALAYGRYLGRPNLVDPSWRLSDLKFTVASFWDAVRASGHLAALDPDLGGFQRAGGKLLLWHGWNDQYIAPRNTLAYYAAMREAMGGAAVDGFARLFLFPGVAHCAGGEGPARFDVLTPLMAWTESGRAPDRIIASSDGHVTRPVYPYPAVARHTGTGSVDDAANFAPAQPKNPDTPDNDMNLRWLGRRLYSGDYRTWCTATGVELVCRPENTWLIRGELRRPSGDRAD; the protein is encoded by the coding sequence GTGCCGCGGTCGCCCCGGGTGGCGGCGCCGGCGCGTCCCGTCACGAAGCAGGGGACGGCGGAGCTTCCGGCGGTCATGCCGGTGATGGACTGCGCGGCGCTGGAGGGGCTGGCGCTGGACGGGGTCACCGACGCGCCCGCCGAGATCCGGTCGGCGAGGGTGTCGGTGGCGGACGCGGCGGCGCCGTACTGCGAGGTGCGGGCGGTCGTCGCGCCGGCCAACAGGGTGGTCCTGCGGCTGCCCGTCGACGGGTGGACGCAGCGGTACGTGCAGACCGGATGCGGCGGCAGGTGCGGCAGGACCGTCATCAACTACGGCAGGGCCGCGAACTGCCCGCAGGTCAGGGCGGGCACCGTGGCGAGCGCGACCACGGACATGGGGCACCAGGGCAGGGACGACGGGTCGTGGGCGGCGTTCGACCCGCAGGCGCAGATCGACTTCGCCTACCGCGGGGTGCACGTGACGGCCGAGGTGGCCAAGGCGGTCATCACGGGGTTCTACGGCCGTCCGCCGTCTTACTCCTACTTCGTCGGATGCTCCGACGGCGGTCGCGAGGGGCTGATGGAGGCCCAGCGCTACCCCGGCGACTTCGACGGGATCGTCGCGGGCGCGCCCGCCAACAACCTCCTCGCGCAGAACTTCTTCCACCACGGCTGGAGCGTGCTGGCCAACCGCGACGCCGGGGGTGACCCCATCCTGCTCGCGGGCCGCCTCCCGCTGCTGCACAGGGCGGTCCTGGCCGCCTGCGACACCCTGGACGGCGTCGCGGACGGAGTCCTGACCGACCCGCGCCGCTGCGACTTCGATCCGGGGACGCTGCGCTGCGCGCCGGGCCAGAACCGCGCCAGGTGCCTGTCGGCCGCGGAGGTCGGTGCGGTCCGGCGGCTGCACGGTGGAGCCGTCGACGGGCAGGGGAACCGGCTCGAGCCGGAGGTCGCCCACGAATGGGGCTCCGAACTGGGCTGGAGCCTGTTCGTCCCCGCGCGGCCCGGCCGGACGACGTACAGCGAAAGGGCGGCCCTCGCCTACGGCCGCTACCTTGGCCGTCCGAATCTCGTGGACCCGAGCTGGCGGCTGTCCGATCTGAAATTCACCGTCGCGTCCTTCTGGGACGCCGTCCGGGCCTCAGGCCATCTCGCGGCCTTGGACCCCGATCTCGGCGGCTTCCAGCGCGCCGGGGGCAAACTGCTGCTCTGGCACGGCTGGAACGACCAGTACATCGCGCCGCGGAACACCCTCGCCTACTACGCGGCGATGCGCGAGGCCATGGGCGGCGCGGCCGTCGACGGTTTCGCCAGGCTGTTCCTCTTCCCCGGCGTCGCGCACTGCGCGGGCGGGGAGGGCCCCGCCCGCTTCGACGTCCTCACGCCCCTGATGGCCTGGACGGAGAGCGGCAGGGCGCCCGACCGCATCATCGCCTCGTCCGACGGGCACGTGACCCGCCCCGTCTACCCGTATCCCGCGGTCGCCCGTCACACCGGGACGGGCAGCGTGGACGACGCGGCGAACTTCGCTCCGGCACAGCCGAAGAATCCTGACACGCCGGACAATGATATGAATCTCCGATGGCTCGGTCGACGCCTCTATTCCGGTGACTACCGGACGTGGTGCACGGCGACCGGCGTGGAACTCGTCTGCCGCCCCGAGAACACCTGGCTGATCCGCGGTGAATTGCGGCGGCCTTCCGGAGACAGGGCGGACTGA